One genomic segment of Amycolatopsis sp. WQ 127309 includes these proteins:
- a CDS encoding helix-turn-helix domain-containing protein, protein MIAISVTNPHQRTETGNHRFDKCSVSLQEFPLVKTWYSYRKSAGGDDGGQVQVTEASSGADSAGRASNLVALGRLSTGPRAVDAILDWLAGRTGGTVALLGVDGRAIAAPPGRPRPRPAIRTAVASAIADMQRRGTSSAVLGGEAGTIDLVCLGTVTDPPKSEAGTAGQAPYLIVTGWEDRRHGALLTDTCRILGLCWRLEEAERTLRRVASATAHSREAVLHLLMIGSLAAARRIAAALRPELSNLVYVYVVECPARQRHQVADRIERFARGRAWIVPCPVRPNHLIALVPPDPDDNLAGLSLRRVHLDQLIAENVPQSRIGASAEVPLRETAIGYEQAFHALAVARGVPGRYARFDRHTDLTPFIGGSGPAWAAGLLMPCLSHTPARRADPGAEELLATLNSWLAFDNGASRHLKIHRNTLSARLRLLDELLGLDLTHVADQSAAWLALRLHSVRRIHSPPPEADRTVTLDALLATPGAGVWARSRLHPLEWGGPSAGVETVRAWLRADTRLPATAAALGISGPATRKRLARVEQALGRSLLHAPSAKHELWLAMRALGSV, encoded by the coding sequence ATGATCGCGATCTCGGTCACGAATCCGCACCAGCGCACGGAAACCGGCAATCACCGTTTTGATAAATGTTCCGTTTCGCTCCAGGAATTCCCCCTGGTCAAGACTTGGTACAGCTATCGTAAATCCGCAGGGGGTGACGACGGTGGCCAGGTCCAGGTGACTGAAGCATCCTCGGGTGCCGACTCGGCCGGCCGCGCCAGTAACTTGGTCGCGCTGGGCCGGCTGTCCACCGGGCCTCGAGCGGTCGACGCGATCCTCGATTGGCTCGCCGGTCGCACCGGAGGCACAGTCGCGCTGCTCGGTGTCGACGGCAGAGCCATCGCCGCTCCACCGGGCAGGCCCCGCCCCCGTCCGGCGATCCGGACCGCCGTCGCCTCGGCAATAGCCGACATGCAGCGACGCGGGACATCCTCGGCCGTGCTCGGTGGAGAGGCGGGCACCATCGACCTCGTCTGTCTCGGCACGGTGACCGACCCGCCGAAATCGGAAGCCGGGACGGCGGGCCAAGCCCCCTACTTGATAGTCACGGGCTGGGAGGACCGCAGGCACGGTGCGCTGCTCACCGACACCTGCCGCATCCTCGGCCTGTGCTGGAGACTGGAGGAGGCCGAACGCACCCTCCGACGGGTGGCCTCGGCGACAGCGCACAGCCGCGAGGCCGTGCTCCACCTGCTCATGATCGGCAGTCTGGCCGCCGCGCGACGGATCGCCGCGGCCCTGAGACCCGAGCTTTCGAACCTCGTCTACGTGTACGTCGTGGAATGCCCGGCCCGACAACGCCACCAAGTCGCGGATCGGATCGAGCGCTTCGCGCGAGGGCGGGCGTGGATCGTGCCTTGCCCTGTCCGTCCCAATCACTTGATCGCGCTCGTGCCGCCCGACCCGGACGACAACCTTGCCGGGCTCTCCCTGCGCCGTGTGCACCTGGACCAGCTGATCGCCGAAAACGTCCCCCAGTCCCGAATCGGGGCGAGTGCGGAAGTGCCGCTGCGCGAGACCGCGATCGGCTACGAGCAAGCGTTCCACGCCTTGGCCGTGGCCCGCGGTGTCCCCGGCAGATACGCCCGGTTCGACCGGCACACAGACCTCACTCCGTTCATCGGCGGCTCCGGACCTGCCTGGGCGGCCGGGCTCCTGATGCCTTGCCTGTCCCACACCCCAGCGCGGCGGGCCGACCCTGGGGCCGAGGAACTCTTGGCCACCCTGAACTCCTGGCTCGCCTTCGACAACGGCGCCAGCCGCCACCTCAAGATCCACCGCAACACCCTCTCCGCCCGCCTACGGCTCCTCGACGAGCTGCTCGGTCTGGATCTCACCCACGTCGCCGACCAGTCGGCCGCCTGGCTCGCGCTGCGGCTGCATTCCGTTCGCCGCATACACTCCCCGCCGCCGGAAGCGGACCGGACGGTCACGCTCGACGCCCTGCTTGCCACTCCAGGGGCGGGCGTCTGGGCCCGGTCTCGACTACACCCCCTCGAATGGGGCGGCCCGTCTGCCGGCGTGGAGACGGTCCGGGCCTGGCTGCGCGCCGACACCCGGCTTCCCGCGACCGCCGCGGCCCTTGGCATCTCCGGTCCGGCCACGCGCAAGCGGCTGGCCAGGGTCGAACAGGCTCTCGGACGCTCCCTGCTGCACGCGCCCAGCGCCAAACACGAGCTGTGGCTGGCCATGCGGGCGCTCGGTTCAGTGTGA
- a CDS encoding cytochrome P450, producing MTSVATTVDLTDPSFWATEDCHQVLRALRHAAPVHLIESAEEGPLWCVLSHQLASAVLNDATTFSSQKGSLLGAGKGKTPAGAGKMMALTDPPKHRDLRRLVMPFFTKSKAAELTPRVHQLTAGVVRAAMDRGDTDFVRGISTTTPLTVMCDLIGVPEDDRDHVVRLCDAAFLGDTAATRSAAHQNLLPYLFQLALRRRADPREDIISTLATHRIDGDLLPLEEVLLNCDNILVGGIQTVRHTATMAMLALIDHPEAWAELGARTCDSALAVEELLRWTSVGLHVLRTATRDVELAGRKIRSGDRVVVWPPAANRDETEFDAPTQLNLRRSPNRHLAFGWGPHYCIGAPLARVELAGLFTTLAHQAEHPGLQAPPRYNQSIINFGLDTLEVRLSPRP from the coding sequence ATGACCAGCGTGGCCACCACGGTCGACCTCACAGATCCGTCGTTCTGGGCCACCGAGGACTGCCACCAGGTGCTACGGGCGCTGCGCCACGCGGCGCCCGTGCACCTGATCGAGTCCGCCGAGGAAGGACCGCTGTGGTGTGTCCTGTCGCACCAGCTCGCGAGTGCCGTGCTCAACGACGCGACGACGTTCAGCTCGCAGAAGGGATCCCTGCTCGGGGCCGGCAAGGGCAAGACTCCCGCCGGCGCCGGCAAGATGATGGCGCTCACCGATCCCCCGAAGCACCGCGACCTGCGCCGGCTGGTGATGCCGTTCTTCACCAAGAGCAAAGCGGCCGAACTCACCCCCCGCGTGCACCAGCTGACCGCCGGTGTCGTCCGAGCCGCGATGGACCGTGGCGATACCGACTTCGTCCGCGGCATCAGCACCACGACACCCCTGACCGTGATGTGCGACCTGATCGGCGTGCCCGAAGACGACCGCGACCACGTCGTCCGTCTCTGCGACGCGGCGTTCCTGGGTGACACCGCGGCAACCCGCAGCGCGGCACACCAGAACCTGCTGCCCTACCTGTTCCAGCTGGCCCTGCGGCGACGCGCCGACCCGCGCGAGGACATCATCAGCACGCTGGCCACCCACCGCATCGACGGCGACCTGCTCCCGCTGGAGGAGGTGCTGCTCAACTGCGACAACATCCTCGTGGGCGGGATCCAAACCGTCCGGCACACCGCTACGATGGCGATGCTCGCACTGATCGACCACCCCGAGGCGTGGGCAGAGCTGGGCGCGCGGACCTGCGACTCCGCGCTCGCCGTGGAGGAACTCCTGCGGTGGACCTCGGTGGGCCTGCACGTGCTGCGCACCGCGACCCGCGATGTCGAGCTGGCGGGCCGGAAAATCCGCTCCGGCGACCGGGTCGTGGTGTGGCCGCCGGCCGCGAACCGCGACGAGACGGAGTTCGACGCACCGACCCAGCTGAACCTGCGGCGATCACCCAACCGCCACCTCGCCTTCGGCTGGGGCCCCCACTACTGCATCGGCGCCCCGCTGGCCCGCGTCGAACTGGCCGGCCTGTTCACCACCCTCGCGCACCAAGCCGAACACCCCGGTCTGCAGGCCCCGCCGCGGTACAACCAGTCCATCATCAACTTCGGCCTCGACACCCTGGAAGTCCGCCTTTCACCACGACCGTGA
- a CDS encoding arginase family protein yields the protein MADHRTDGAWDLIVTPWHLDEHIPAFPIPATATEVVSPVLPAGPVPARMNLLHRAAFDAMTQAAEPLVLSGDCPTSRASVAVLQRRHPDLAVLWLDAHGDFNTPPSRPAATSAAWHWPC from the coding sequence GTGGCTGACCACCGCACCGACGGCGCGTGGGACCTGATCGTCACGCCCTGGCACCTCGACGAGCACATCCCCGCCTTTCCGATTCCCGCCACCGCAACCGAGGTTGTCAGCCCGGTTCTCCCCGCCGGCCCCGTCCCCGCCCGGATGAACCTGCTACACCGGGCCGCCTTCGACGCGATGACACAGGCCGCCGAGCCCCTGGTGCTCTCCGGCGATTGCCCCACCTCCCGCGCATCGGTGGCGGTGCTGCAGCGCCGCCACCCCGACCTGGCCGTGCTGTGGCTCGACGCCCACGGCGACTTCAACACCCCACCATCTCGACCAGCGGCTACGTCGGCGGCATGGCACTGGCCATGCTGA
- a CDS encoding thioesterase II family protein, translating into MPNPATRGDWFWLPAPRPDAAVRLYCFPHAGGDAPAFAGLAHELPGEVEVWALRMPGRAGRAHHPPPPTFDALLDSVTHAVASSLDRPWAVLGQSIGGLLAYETARTLAPVSAPLACTVLGFAAPHTLDTPGGTTAADADELIEFLLGDDDHAAAVLRHPVLREHARRVLRSDLGLLDTYRHRTEPVYAHPLHVVRGTGDTSMSRQDAEAWRELCTGPVTTTELPAGHLVLQSGEAAVRAVARDTTGLLTARR; encoded by the coding sequence GTGCCGAACCCGGCCACCCGGGGTGACTGGTTCTGGTTGCCCGCACCCCGACCGGACGCCGCTGTCCGGCTCTACTGCTTCCCGCACGCCGGCGGCGACGCACCGGCGTTCGCCGGCCTCGCCCACGAGCTGCCCGGCGAGGTCGAGGTCTGGGCCCTGCGCATGCCCGGCCGGGCCGGGCGGGCGCACCACCCGCCACCCCCGACGTTCGACGCACTCCTGGACTCGGTCACGCACGCGGTGGCGTCCTCGCTCGACCGGCCGTGGGCCGTGCTCGGGCAGAGCATCGGCGGGCTGCTCGCCTACGAGACCGCCCGCACCCTGGCACCGGTGTCCGCGCCGCTCGCCTGCACCGTGCTCGGGTTCGCCGCGCCACACACCCTCGACACACCGGGCGGCACGACCGCCGCCGACGCCGACGAGCTCATCGAGTTCCTCCTCGGCGACGACGACCACGCGGCGGCGGTGCTGCGGCATCCGGTGCTGCGGGAGCACGCCCGCCGCGTGCTGCGCTCCGACCTCGGTCTGCTCGACACCTACCGGCACCGCACCGAACCGGTCTACGCACACCCGCTGCACGTCGTGCGCGGCACCGGCGACACGTCGATGTCGCGCCAGGACGCCGAGGCCTGGCGCGAGCTGTGCACCGGTCCCGTCACCACGACGGAGCTACCGGCGGGCCACCTGGTCCTGCAATCGGGCGAGGCGGCGGTGCGCGCCGTCGCCCGCGACACGACCGGACTGCTCACCGCGCGGCGCTGA
- a CDS encoding bifunctional 2-polyprenyl-6-hydroxyphenol methylase/3-demethylubiquinol 3-O-methyltransferase UbiG has translation MSRQKGTGPGAFSPEGDPVELYSILRAGRTPDVVDSALPPSASVLELGAGAGRLTHPLVARGHHVTAVDHSAEMLGHIHGAETVCAEIVDLDLGTRFDAVVLGSCLVNLTDAEVRYEMLATARRHVRDGGQVIIERALPEWFTGAGEPREWDELTATLVRAEHLTPNLVRALMHYSWRGREWTHLQHVQFLDDAELDVYLKATGLSRTGWLTDDMSWCTTTPTS, from the coding sequence ATGTCCCGTCAGAAAGGCACCGGCCCCGGCGCGTTCAGCCCCGAAGGCGACCCCGTCGAGCTGTACTCCATCCTCCGCGCCGGCCGCACGCCCGACGTCGTCGACAGCGCGCTGCCGCCGTCGGCGTCCGTGCTCGAACTCGGCGCCGGCGCCGGCCGGCTGACCCACCCGCTCGTTGCCCGCGGCCACCACGTCACCGCCGTCGACCACAGCGCCGAGATGCTCGGCCACATCCACGGCGCCGAAACGGTGTGCGCCGAGATCGTCGACCTCGACCTCGGCACCCGGTTCGACGCGGTCGTGCTCGGCTCGTGCCTGGTCAACCTCACCGACGCCGAGGTGCGCTACGAGATGCTCGCCACCGCGCGACGGCACGTGCGCGACGGCGGCCAGGTCATCATCGAACGCGCCCTGCCCGAGTGGTTCACCGGAGCCGGTGAGCCACGGGAGTGGGACGAGCTGACCGCGACGCTCGTGCGGGCCGAGCACCTCACCCCGAACCTGGTGCGCGCGCTCATGCACTACAGCTGGCGGGGCCGGGAATGGACCCACCTGCAACACGTGCAGTTCCTCGACGACGCCGAGCTGGACGTCTACCTCAAGGCCACCGGGCTGAGCCGCACCGGCTGGCTCACCGACGACATGTCCTGGTGCACCACCACGCCCACGAGCTGA